In Capsicum annuum cultivar UCD-10X-F1 chromosome 11, UCD10Xv1.1, whole genome shotgun sequence, one genomic interval encodes:
- the LOC107856736 gene encoding integrator complex subunit 3 homolog, with protein MDPPPFSGGPITAASPSTTVNYPDSADSSPASRHTDTWDEPPPPHSSTTTAAVTGGKLRLMCSYGGHIFPRPHDKTLCYVGGDTRIFVADRNIPLSDLSARLSKTFLGGREFCLKYQLQNEDLDSLISVTSDEDLENMIDEYDRMSMSNSKYSRLRLFLFPNSNIDYWNPTHSLMKSEDWFVSVLNGIGGGNSGSAPSTKVFSESSSVNCLLGLDDDVVNTDIKEVDVKADVQSVPEVPPEVLDSPMVVETTSSFGSGSSMPALVNLPRIKVHVEEESRKGGGIEEQFSQLNVGIKQKNEASLVVPAPATVVVSGTPVVEHTQQQQQTHQQLQQQLQQQQQPQLLQPKPVIPSDLASPDSVSSEGSGRQRHYFYQEPGVHFQSGSGRISGNSVDLSMSDSIGRVQVKQQVQDGGGGYVLPVQYDQHPQMLQPQQYVHAGQYIQHTPSGPVPMTSYYPMYPSQHQTHMQHPNLEHQYPVYFIPARPPQAYSSPLQQTNYSESAQTAPPTRPQTHPTMVNHAAAYNPARNPPTSSSAAVAPQLVQINPGQHQPQYVNYSQIPQIHHPSQSIPPTSATPANYAYDFADPTHAKVYYSQPLAPQMAAQYQTMTSAPAVSFTETSSQHPMENSMQQIRTSQA; from the exons ATGGACCCTCCACCGTTTTCCGGCGGCCCAATCACGGCGGCTTCACCGTCAACCACCGTAAATTACCCCGACTCCGCCGATTCCTCACCGGCATCCCGACACACCGACACCTGGGACGAGCCACCACCGCCACACTCCTCCACCACCACCGCCGCCGTCACCGGCGGAAAACTCCGGTTAATGTGTAGCTACGGCGGACACATATTCCCCCGCCCACACGACAAGACTCTCTGCTACGTCGGTGGAGACACTCGCATTTTCGTAGCTGATCGGAATATTCCGTTGTCTGATCTTTCAGCTCGGCTATCGAAAACGTTCCTCGGAGGCAGAGAATTTTGCCTGAAGTATCAGCTTCAGAACGAAGACCTCGATTCACTtatctcagtaacttcagatgAGGACTTGGAAAACATGATCGATGAATACGATCGCATGAGTATGAGTAATTCTAAATATTCCCGGCTTCGTCTGTTTCTGTTTCCGAACAGTAATATTGATTATTGGAATCCTACTCATTCATTGATGAAATCGGAAGATTGGTTTGTCAGTGTGTTAAACGGAATAGGAGGAGGAAATTCTGGTTCTGCACCTTCTACCAAGGTGTTTTCAGAGTCCTCTTCGGTGAATTGTCTGCTGGGATTAGACGATGACGTTGTGAATACGGATATTAAGGAGGTAGATGTGAAAGCTGATGTTCAGTCAGTGCCGGAGGTGCCGCCGGAGGTGCTGGATTCTCCGATGGTGGTTGAAACGACGTCGTCTTTTGGTTCGGGTTCGTCTATGCCGGCGTTGGTGAATTTGCCGCGTATAAAGGTTCATGTTGAGGAGGAGAGTAGAAAAGGTGGTGGAATTGAAGAGCAATTTTCGCAATTGAATGTTGGGATTAAGCAGAAGAATGAAGCTTCTCTGGTTGTGCCGGCACCGGCTACTGTTGTTGTCTCCGGCACGCCGGTAGTTGAGCATACACAGCAACAACAACAGACACATCAGCAACTACAGCAACAGctacagcagcagcagcagccaCAGCTATTGCAGCCAAAGCCTGTTATTCCATCTGATTTGGCTTCACCTGATTCAGTTTCAAG TGAGGGTAGTGGTAGGCAAAGACATTACTTTTATCAAGAACCAGGGGTCCATTTCCAGTCGGGGAGTGGCAGGATTTCGGGTAATTCAGTTGATCTAAGTATGAGTGATTCGATCGGAAGGGTTCAGGTGAAACAACAAGTTCAGGATGGTGGTGGTGGATATGTGTTGCCTGTACAATATGATCAGCACCCGCAAATGCTCCAACCCCAACAATATGTTCATGCTGGGCAGTATATACAACATACACCATCGGGGCCTGTGCCGATGACGTCCTACTACCCTATGTACCCTTCACAGCACCAAACTCATATGCAACACCCGAATCTTGAGCACCAATATCCCGTTTACTTTATTCCTGCTAGACCTCCCCAAGCTTACAGTTCGCCATTGCAACAAACAAATTATTCCGAGTCTGCCCAAACAGCCCCTCCTACTCGTCCCCAAACACATCCTACTATGGTCAATCATGCAGCAGCTTATAATCCAGCTAGAAATCCTCCGACATCTAGTTCTGCTGCAGTGGCTCCGCAATTGGTCCAGATCAATCCGGGCCAACATCAGCCACAATACGTGAACTACTCTCAGATTCCTCAGATTCATCATCCTTCTCAGTCAATTCCTCCTACTTCAGCCACTCCTGCCAATTACGCTTACGATTTTGCTGATCCAACACATGCTAAGGTGTACTACAGTCAGCCTCTTGCTCCTCAAATGGCAGCGCAATATCAAACCATGACATCCGCCCCTGCTGTTAGCTTCACCGAAACTTCCTCTCAGCACCCCATGGAAAATTCGATGCAGCAAATTAGAACTTCGCAGGCGTGA
- the LOC107856743 gene encoding receptor protein kinase-like protein ZAR1, producing MQSFLCLCMFLILCSYCVLVSSLNDEGIALWSFKKGIGQDPEGSLRNWNYSDETPCSWNGVTCKDLKVVSVSIPKKKLTGFLSASLGSLTELRHVNLRSNLFSGSLPVELFEVQGLQSLVLYGNSFSGVVPFEVGKLSYLQTLDLSQNFLNGSVPITLLNCKRLKFLDLSQNNFTGLLPEGLGGNLSALEKLDLAFNKFDGPIPSDLGNLSNLQGTVDLSHNLFNGSIPPSLGNLPEKVYIDLTYNNLSGPIPQNGALINRGPTAFIGNLGLCGPPLKNPCSSEASSPSLEPFLPNNLPPLDGGGGDGNARGLSRGAVIAIIVGDVVGICVIGLLFSYCYSRICACGRKKDESGFGFRKGGGKGRKECLCFRKDESETLSENVEQYDLVALDSQVAFDLDELLKASAFVLGKSGIGIVYKVVLEDGLNLAVRRLGEGGSQRFKEFQTEVEAIGKLRHQNIVTLRAYYWSVDEKLLIYDFIPNGNLATAIHGKPGMVSFTPLPWSIRLKIMKGTAKGLVYLHEYSPKKYVHGDLKPSNILLGHDMEPKISDFGLGRLANIAGAYPALQSNHMTTEKPQQSKQGSAPSESGTVTSTTTSGSCYQAPEALKVVKPSQKWDVYSYGVILLEMITGRTPIIQVGSTEMDLVNWIHWCIEEKKPLSDVLDPYLAQEADKEEEMIAVLKIAMACVHSSPERRPAMRHISDALERLPASSE from the exons ATGCAATCTTTTTTGTGTTTGTGTATGTTCTTGATTCTATGTAGTTATTGTGTTTTAGTGAGTTCTTTGAATGACGAAGGGATAGCTCTTTGGTCATTCAAAAAGGGTATTGGACAAGACCCTGAAGGGTCATTGAGAAATTGGAATTATTCTGATGAAACCCCATGTTCTTGGAATGGTGTTACATGTAAAGACTTAAAAGTTGTATCTGTTAGTATACCGAAAAAGAAACTCACTGGGTTTCTTTCTGCTAGTCTTGGATCTTTAACTGAGCTTAGGCATGTTAATTTGAGGAGTAATTTGTTTTCTGGTAGTTTACCTGTCGAGCTTTTCGAAGTTCAAGGTTTACAAAGTTTGGTTCTTTATGGAAATTCCTTTTCTGGGGTTGTCCCTTTCGAGGTTGGAAAGTTAAGTTACCTTCAAACTTTGGATTTATCgcaaaatttcttgaatgggTCTGTGCCTATAACATTGTTGAATTGTAAGAGGTTGAAGTTTCTTGATTTGAGTCAGAATAATTTTACTGGTTTGTTGCCCGAGGGGTTAGGGGGAAACTTGTCCGCGCTGGAGAAACTTGATCTTGCATTCAACAAATTTGATGGTCCTATACCAAGTGATTTGGGAAATTTGTCGAATTTGCAAGGAACTGTTGATTTGAGTCATAATTTGTTTAATGGTTCGATTCCGCCTAGTCTTGGTAATCTACCAGAGAAGGTGTATATCGATTTAACTTATAACAATTTGAGTGGTCCAATTCCACAAAATGGTGCTTTGATTAATAGAGGACCTACTGCTTTTATTGGAAATCTTGGGCTTTGTGGACCTCCGTTGAAAAATCCGTGTTCCTCCGAGGCGAGTTCACCGTCATTGGAACCTTTCTTACCTAATAACTTACCTCCCTTAGATGGTGGTGGAGGAGATGGGAATGCTAGAGGTCTGAGTAGAGGTGCTGTAATTGCGATAATCGTGGGGGATGTGGTTGGAATTTGCGTTATTGGGTTGTTATTCTCATATTGTTATTCGAGAATCTGTGCCTGTGGTAGGAAAAAGGATGAGTCCGGCTTTGGTTTTCGGAAGGGGGGAGGGAAAGGAAGGAAAGAGTGTTTATGTTTTAGGAAGGATGAGTCTGAGACGTTATCGGAAAATGTTGAACAATATGATCTAGTGGCACTTGATAGTCAAGTGGCTTTTGATCTCGATGAACTTCTCAAGGCATCTGCTTTTGTCCTTGGTAAAAGTGGTATCGGCATCGTGTACAAAGTTGTGCTTGAAGACGGGCTTAACTTGGCCGTGAGGAGACTAGGCGAGGGTGGTTCCCAAAGATTTAAGGAATTTCAGACAGAGGTCGAAGCAATTGGAAAACTGAGACATCAAAATATCGTGACTCTTCGTGCCTATTATTGGTCTGTCGATGAGAAGCTACTGATATATGACTTCATTCCAAATGGAAACCTTGCCACTGCAATTCATG GAAAACCTGGTATGGTATCGTTTACACCTCTTCCGTGGTCCATTCGACTGAAAATAATGAAGGGAACTGCAAAAGGGCTGGTTTATTTACACGAGTATAGTCCCAAGAAATATGTTCATGGTGATCTAAAGCCATCGAATATATTACTTGGGCACGACATGGAACCCAAAATCTCCGACTTTGGACTTGGACGTCTTGCTAATATAGCTGGAGCATACCCGGCACTGCAATCCAACCACATGACCACTGAGAAACCACAACAAAGTAAGCAAGGCAGTGCACCATCGGAGTCGGGCACAGTTACGTCAACTACAACTTCTGGTTCTTGCTACCAAGCCCCCGAGGCGTTGAAAGTGGTTAAACCATCACAGAAATGGGATGTTTACTCATATGGAGTGATCTTGCTGGAAATGATAACGGGAAGAACCCCGATTATCCAAGTAGGCTCTACTGAAATGGATCTAGTGAACTGGATTCACTGGTGCATTGAAGAGAAGAAACCACTTTCGGATGTATTGGACCCGTATTTAGCTCAAGAAGCTGATAAAGAAGAGGAAATGATCGCGGTTTTGAAGATTGCAATGGCGTGTGTCCACAGCAGCCCGGAGAGGAGACCTGCAATGAgacacatatctgatgcattagaAAGACTGCCAGCTTCCTCTGAATGA
- the LOC107856724 gene encoding uncharacterized protein LOC107856724 — MSISTIDHNSRFKKTKNNGSNEAKKKKKFMFVSFGGLGCKGKFSSPLAPSTPEVIRSAAAWESSSRQMRKNTKRMISTLSRSSTRNSSTNVVCCAPPGIGSAFDVAPRTRTRSNNRGVKHSRIARRTANGEETSRFHASNTRHQCPRAHHRPPIMILRQNLQFARDLEGDDDQYGSWRLDVDDMSYEQLVELSDRIGYVGTGLAEEKIVQCIRKFKLSTTDSYSMLISTDKTWRCTICQEGYKVDDEIGKLECGHYHHIECIKKWLMQKNACPICKIAAIHEID, encoded by the exons ATGTCAATATCAACAATTGATCataactcaagattcaaaaaaacaaaaaacaatggCTCAAATGAAgctaaaaagaagaagaaatttatgtTTGTAAGCTTTGGAGGGCTCGGATGTAAGGGAAAGTTTAGTTCTCCGTTGGCGCCGTCGACGCCGGAAGTTATTAGATCAGCAGCAGCATGGGAGAGTAGTAGTAGGCAAATGAGGAAGAATACAAAGAGAATGATATCAACATTGTCAAGAAGTAGTACTAGGAATTCAAGTACTAATGTTGTTTGCTGTGCTCCTCCTGGTATTGGTTCTGCATTTGATGTTGCTCCTAGGACAAGAACAAGATCAAATAATAGAGGGGTGAAG CACTCTCGCATCGCGAGGAGAACTGCGAATGGTGAAGAGACATCGAGGTTTCATGCATCAAACACAAGACATCAATGCCCTCGCGCTCATCATCGTCCTCCT ATTATGATCCTCAGACAGAACTTGCAATTTGCTAGAGACTTAGAAGGGGATGATGATCAATATGGATCATGGAGACTAGATGTAGATGATATGTCATACGAG CAATTGGTTGAACTAAGTGATAGGATTGGATATGTGGGAACAGGTTTAGCAGAAGAGAAGATAGTTCAATGTATAAGAAAGTTTAAGCTCTCAACAACTGATTCCTATTCAATGCTCATATCTACTGATAAAACTTGGAGGTGTACCATATGCCAA GAAGGATACAAAGTTGATGATGAAATTGGCAAACTAGAATGTGGACATTACCATCATATTGAATGCATAAAGAAATGGCTTATGCAGAAGAATGCATGTCCTATTTGCAAAATTGCAGCAATCCATGAAATTGACTAA
- the LOC107856747 gene encoding uncharacterized protein LOC107856747, whose protein sequence is MTDNCLRAVIEAIHSCPTQAVIFLSGGASQALGWLMSVPGASNTVLESVVTYSRMSMIQLLGKVPAQAASSQTAEEMALLAYNRALKLSKPGSPVLGVGFTGALASARPKRGDHRFHVSTRTSDRFWTSTVTLTKGLRTREQEDAVSSQYLIKVIANASKVPGTFVPDLTESEVPDEHEKQFDEDEELKQLLSGTICFKVYPFSSDTSNAERKIILSGSFNPLHDGHLKLLEIATSICGGGYPCFELSAVNADKPPLEISQIKDRVKQFEKAGKTVIVSNQPYFYKKAELFPGSAFVIGADTVARLVHPKYYGDDYGKMLEILLGCKNTGCTFLVGGRNVNGTFKVLEDFDIPAELKDMFVPIPAEKFRMDISSTEIRKTQGLL, encoded by the exons ATGACGGATAATTGTCTCCGAGCTGTTATAGAAGCAATACATTCATGTCCAACTCAAGCTGTCATTTTTCTCTCCGGCGGTGCCTCACAG GCACTAGGGTGGTTGATGTCAGTTCCGGGAGCATCGAATACTGTGCTTGAATCAGTAGTTACTTATTCCAGAATGTCTATGATTCAATTACTTGGCAAG GTTCCTGCTCAAGCAGCTAGTTCGCAAACGGCTGAGGAAATGGCATTATTGGCATATAATAGAGCATTAAAGCTTTCTAAGCCAG GTTCACCAGTTCTAGGTGTGGGTTTTACTGGTGCCTTGGCTAGTGCACGTCCAAAACGCGGAGATCATAG GTTTCACGTGTCAACGAGAACATCTGACCGGTTTTGGACCTCGACTGTTACTTTAACTAAG GGCCTGCGAACTCGTGAACAGGAAGATGCAGTCTCGAGTCAATACTTAATCAAG GTAATTGCTAATGCTAGTAAGGTTCCAGGAACTTTTGTTCCAGACTTGACTGAATCAGAAGTTCCAGATGAACATGAAAAGCAGTTTGATGAAGACGAAGAGCTAAAGCAACTTCTCAGTGGGACTATATGCTTCAAAGTGTATCCTTTCTCAAGTG ATACATCTAATGCAGAAAGGAAAATAATCCTGTCTGGTTCCTTTAATCCATTGCATGATGGTCACCTTAAGCTCTTGGAAATTGCAACTAG CATTTGTGGTGGTGGATATCCATGCTTTGAGTTGTCAGCTGTCAATGCAGACAAACCTCCATTGGAAATATCTCAAATCAAAGATCGTGTTAAGCAATTTGAAAAAGCTG GAAAAACGGTCATAGTGTCTAACCAGCCATATTTTTACAAGAAAGCAGAACTTTTTCCTGGGAGTGCTTTTGTCATTGGTGCAGACACAGTAGCGAGACTTGTACAT CCAAAGTACTATGGTGATGACTATGGAAAGATGTTGGAGATACTTCTGGGATGTAAAAACACGGGATGTACTTTTCTAGTTGGTGGTCGAAATGTTAATGGAACTTTCAAG GTTCTTGAGGATTTCGACATTCCAGCAGAACTAAAAGACATGTTTGTGCCTATACCAGCTGAGAAATTCCGGATGGATATATCCTCCACCGAAATTCGGAAGACTCAAGGACTCTTGTAA